A window from Primulina huaijiensis isolate GDHJ02 chromosome 11, ASM1229523v2, whole genome shotgun sequence encodes these proteins:
- the LOC140988516 gene encoding probable 2' cyclic ADP-D-ribose synthase BdTIR yields the protein MQRSSAARINDISRQILGEFRPKAQPSLPCNIFINHRGVDTKKNVAGLLYDHLHCLRLRPFLDSKSMKPGDKLFDKIDTAIRECKVGVAVFSPMYCDSYFCLHELSLMMESRKRVIPIFCDIKPSDLRIKNDGSCPAHKLDKFRRALVEARYTVGVTFDTSRGDWTEFLASATDAVIKNIIEVEEESVIKKNNNLHCSPDQESISTIYNPKVANQPA from the exons ATGCAGCGTTCTTCAGCCGCCAGGATCAACGATATTTCCCGCCAAATTCTGGGCGAGTTCCGGCCAAAAGCGCAGCCTTCTCTGCCGTGCAATATTTTCATTAACCACCGCGGTGTTGACACGAAGAAGAATGTGGCGGGGCTGTTGTACGACCACCTCCACTGTCTACGGCTCCGCCCGTTCTTGGATAGCAAGAGCATGAAACCGGGGGACAAGCTTTTCGACAAGATCGACACGGCAATTCGTGAATGCAAGGTGGGGGTGGCTGTCTTTTCTCCCATGTATTGCGACTCCTACTTTTGTTTGCATGAGTTGAGCCTCATGATGGAGTCCAGGAAAAGGGTTAtccccatattttgtgatataaaACCCTCGGATCTTCGAATCAAGAATGACGGTTCTTGCCCAGCTCACAAGCTCGACAAGTTTCGACGGGCCCTCGTAGAGGCAAGATATACTGTCGGGGTAACGTTTGACACGTCAAGAGG GGATTGGACCGAATTTCTTGCAAGTGCAACGGATGCTGTGATCAAGAATATAATTGAAGTGGAAGAAGAGAGCGTGATAAAGAAGAATAACAACCTTCATTGCTCTCCTGATCAAGAAAGTATTTCCACGATATACAATCCGAAAGTGGCCAACCAACCAGCATAA
- the LOC140988110 gene encoding secretory carrier-associated membrane protein 3-like codes for MAGRYDRNPFDEEEEVNPFADGYVRGKAGSNYSGGSFYTTAATNSRLSPLPPEPADFYNPTAPVDIPIDNAGDLKKKERELQAKENELKRREQEVRRKEEAAARAGIVLEEKNWPPFFPIIHHDIANEIPIHLQRLQYVAFTTLLGLTFALLWNLVAVTAAWIKLGDPKIWFLGIIYFISGVPGAYVLWYRPLYRAFRTESALRFGWFFLFYLLHIGFCIFAAVAPPVVFKGKSLTGILPAIDIIGDHAIVGVFYFIGFGLFCLESVLSLWVIQQVYMYFRGSGKAAEMKREVARGAMRAAI; via the exons ATGGCTGGCCGATATGATCGTAACCCGTTTGATGAAGAAGAGGAAGTTAATCCCTTTGCT GATGGATATGTAAGAGGTAAAGCAGGGTCCAACTACAGCGGAGGCTCATTTTATACCACG GCTGCCACGAACTCAAGACTTTCGCCCCTTCCTCCAGAACCTGCTGATTTCTACAATCCTACAGCTCCGGTTGATATTCCTATTGATAATGCTGGG GActtgaaaaagaaagaaagagagcTACAAGCTAAGGAAAATGAATTGAAAAGGAGGGAACAG GAAGTTAGGAGGAAAGAAGAAGCTGCTGCACGAG CTGGTATTGTTCTTGAGGAGAAAAATTGGCCTCCCTTTTTCCCCATCATTCATCATGACATTGCGAATGAAATACCAATTCATCTGCAGAGGCTGCAGTATGTTGCATTTACAACCTTGTTGG GACTCACATTTGCCCTTTTATGGAATTTGGTTGCTGTGACTGCCGCATGGATCAAACTGGGAG ATCCGAAGATCTGGTTTCTTGGTATCATTTACTTCATTTCTGGGGTTCCAGGAGCCTATGTGTTATGGTATCGCCCACTTTACCGAGCTTTTAG AACTGAGAGTGCTTTGAGGTTTGGGTGGTTTTTCTTGTTTTACTTG CTTCACATTGGCTTTTGTATATTTGCCGCGGTTGCACCTCCAGTCGTTTTCAAAGGGAAATCCCTGAC AGGCATCCTGCCAGCTATAGATATCATAGGTGATCATGCTATAGTCGGG GTTTTCTACTTCATTGGGTTCGGACTATTTTGCCTGGAATCAGTTCTAAGCCTTTGGGTTATTCAG CAAGTATATATGTACTTCCGAGGCAGTGGCAAAGCAGCAGAAATGAAGCGTGAAGTCGCTAGGGGAGCCATGAGAGCGGCAATATAA
- the LOC140987936 gene encoding uncharacterized protein isoform X2 codes for MIPQQWTPPCNSQCTNKYAALMQIPWRVFCKKGCDADGDTWDECLGECDEICYKDPVLKDQKWSAYIDRSPGSVSYSEECFRACVAGCGYKFEIPSDQIHHVNSRSPKLPIEEKPAAPPALEPRPPHASILTKDEIPSTSA; via the exons atgattCCACAACAATGGACGCCGCCGTGTAACAGTCAATGCACCAACAAATATGCCGCTCTCATGCAAATCCCAT GGAGAGTGTTTTGCAAAAAGGGGTGTGATGCTGATGGTGACACATGGGATGAAT GTTTGGGTGAATGCGATGAAATATGTTACAAAGACCCGGTCCTCAAGGACCAGAAATGGAGTGCTTATATTGATCGTTCTCCTGGTTCTGTTAGCTACTCAGAG GAATGCTTCCGTGCATGCGTAGCTGGCTGTGGTTACAAG TTTGAGATTCCTTCAGATCAAATCCATCATGTTAATTCGAGATCACCAAAGCTCCCAATCGAAGAGAAACCAGCTGCCCCTCCTGCTCTCGAACCCAGACCACCTCATGCATCCATTCTGACTAAAGATGAGATACCTAGCACTTCTGCATA G
- the LOC140987936 gene encoding uncharacterized protein isoform X1 — protein MIPQQWTPPCNSQCTNKYAALMQIPWRVFCKKGCDADGDTWDECLGECDEICYKDPVLKDQKWSAYIDRSPGSVSYSEECFRACVAGCGYKFEIPSDQIHHVNSRSPKLPIEEKPAAPPALEPRPPHASILTKDEIPSTSA, from the exons atgattCCACAACAATGGACGCCGCCGTGTAACAGTCAATGCACCAACAAATATGCCGCTCTCATGCAAATCCCAT GGAGAGTGTTTTGCAAAAAGGGGTGTGATGCTGATGGTGACACATGGGATGAAT GTTTGGGTGAATGCGATGAAATATGTTACAAAGACCCGGTCCTCAAGGACCAGAAATGGAGTGCTTATATTGATCGTTCTCCTGGTTCTGTTAGCTACTCAGAG GAATGCTTCCGTGCATGCGTAGCTGGCTGTGGTTACAAG TTTGAGATTCCTTCAGATCAAATCCATCATGTTAATTCGAGATCACCAAAGCTCCCAATCGAAGAGAAACCAGCTGCCCCTCCTGCTCTCGAACCCAGACCACCTCATGCATCCATTCTGACTAAAGATGAGATACCTAGCACTTCTGCATAG
- the LOC140987936 gene encoding uncharacterized protein isoform X3 — translation MPLSCKSHVLVGRVFCKKGCDADGDTWDECLGECDEICYKDPVLKDQKWSAYIDRSPGSVSYSEECFRACVAGCGYKFEIPSDQIHHVNSRSPKLPIEEKPAAPPALEPRPPHASILTKDEIPSTSA, via the exons ATGCCGCTCTCATGCAAATCCCAT GTTCTTGTAGGGAGAGTGTTTTGCAAAAAGGGGTGTGATGCTGATGGTGACACATGGGATGAAT GTTTGGGTGAATGCGATGAAATATGTTACAAAGACCCGGTCCTCAAGGACCAGAAATGGAGTGCTTATATTGATCGTTCTCCTGGTTCTGTTAGCTACTCAGAG GAATGCTTCCGTGCATGCGTAGCTGGCTGTGGTTACAAG TTTGAGATTCCTTCAGATCAAATCCATCATGTTAATTCGAGATCACCAAAGCTCCCAATCGAAGAGAAACCAGCTGCCCCTCCTGCTCTCGAACCCAGACCACCTCATGCATCCATTCTGACTAAAGATGAGATACCTAGCACTTCTGCATAG